A genomic segment from Salvia splendens isolate huo1 chromosome 13, SspV2, whole genome shotgun sequence encodes:
- the LOC121761592 gene encoding plasmodesmata-located protein 7-like: MAKYVGQFASLLPFQFLLMIVADSAADSFLYGWCSHINYTPNSPYESNLNSLITSHVNSATYSSYNKSTITGSSPDDVVYGLYQCRSDLSMADCATCVARAVTRLGPMCPLACGGSVQLEGFFVKYDNASLIGAEDKSAAMKKCGPSDGDDVDQIGRRDAVLAAMSGGSGGPYRVGGAEGVSGVAQCVGELIAAQCQDCAAEAIRRCVW; this comes from the coding sequence ATGGCCAAATATGTTGGTCAATTTGCATCTCTACTCCCCTTCCAATTCCTACTAATGATTGTTGCAGATTCAGCAGCAGACTCATTCCTCTACGGCTGGTGCTCCCATATCAATTACACCCCAAACTCACCCTACGAATCCAACCTAAACTCCCTCATCACATCCCACGTCAACTCAGCCACATACTCCTCCTACAACAAGTCCACCATCACGGGCTCCAGCCCGGACGACGTCGTCTACGGCCTCTACCAGTGCCGTTCCGACCTCTCCATGGCCGACTGCGCCACCTGCGTCGCCCGGGCCGTCACCCGCCTCGGCCCCATGTGCCCCCTGGCCTGCGGGGGCTCGGTGCAGCTCGAGGGCTTCTTCGTCAAGTACGACAACGCTTCCCTCATTGGGGCCGAGGACAAATCGGCCGCGATGAAGAAGTGCGGCCCGTCTGACGGCGATGACGTGGATCAGATTGGCCGCCGAGACGCCGTGCTGGCGGCGATGAGTGGTGGGTCCGGGGGGCCGTATCGGGTCGGAGGCGCCGAGGGTGTGAGTGGCGTGGCGCAGTGCGTTGGCGAACTGATTGCGGCGCAGTGTCAGGACTGCGCGGCGGAGGCGATACGGCGCTGTGTTTGGTGA